ttgttgcaatctgtgtaccctgtGTTTTAAACAGTCAAGCActgaacacaaaaccagctttcaaagggaccacacttcacaaacccaACTTCACAACACAACACTCCTTCAACTCTCTCCATTTCCCCTTCCTGATGGCAACAGTTTGTGTCAAGGTTAATTTGTTCAGGAACAACACTAAAGACTCAGCAATGTTTGTCCCTGCCCATTGAGGGACAGCGGGAAGTCAGAGCTAAACCTCATCTTGCCCTCACCTGACGCATTCTCTCTGATCAGAAATGGACAGCAAATAGGAGCTGAATCTCTCTGGCCAGCGGTGGACAATTCATGGTGCGTGTTGGGCCTGGGTCActgctctgaggaactcctgcagcgacgTTTTGAGATTGAGATGATTTTTAACATTTTTTCCATGAGATGTGGGAGTCGCTGACTAGGCCTAacgtttattgctcatccctaattacccttgaactgagtggctcactaggccatttcagagcgcttttaagagtcaaccccattgatgtggctctggagtcacctgtaggccagaccgggtaaggacggcagatttccttccctaaaggatatgagtgaaccagatgggtttttccaacattcaacaatgattttgatttgatttgatttattattgtcacatgtattaacatacagtgaaaagtattgtttctgcgcactatacagacaaagcataccattcgtagagaaggaaacgagagaatgcagaattagtgttacagtcatagctagggtgtcattAATGCATtggtagagagtttaaaagagttagaataaagtgttggaagcatagaacgagagtaaaagatagaattagaaggtatgctgggcacaacttgcaagaagtcaccactcctctgatcatcttgtatgcctctactaAGTCACCTCTTCATTGCTTTAAAATGTGATAGACTGTGGGTCACTGTTTGAGAAGCTTCATACTCTGAACATTAGTGACATTTCATAGCTCCCGCTGTGACCAGAAACATTCAGAGAAAGTTGATTTGCGGAATTATTCTGACGAAACTGAGTTTagcagtccggggataatgatgcagctatgtaagaccctcgtcagaccccacttggagcactgtgctcagttctggttgcctcattacaggaaggatgtggaaaagattgaaagggtgcagaggagatttacaaggatgttgcctggattgagtggcatgccttatgaggataggctgagggagctcggtcttttctccttggagagacgtaggatgagaggagacctaatagaggtatataagatgttgagaggcatagatcgggtggactctcagaggctttttcccagggtggaaatggctgctacgagaggacacaggtttaaggtgctggggggtaggtacaggggagatgttagggggaagcttttcacacagagggtggtgggcgagtggaatcggctgccgtcagtggtggtggaggcaaactcaatagggtcttttaagagactcctggatgagtacatgggacttaataggatggagggttataggtaggcctaaaaggtagggatatgttcggcacaacttgtggggccgaagggcctgttttgtgctgtagttttctatgtttctatgtacactccggcgccatcttgtgaatggtttcatggtcaccagtcgattcttaattccagatattttttagtgaattcaaattccaccacctgccgtggcggggttCGAAAAAAAAACTAGAACAAACTGccaacaacacaggaacaggcccttcagccctccaagcccatgctgatgcccgaactaaactaaaaaataaccttctgcccttactcagtctgtatccctctgttccctccctattcatgtacccatccagatgcctcttaaatgttgctaatgtgcctgcttccaccacctcctctggcagcgtgttccaggcacccaccactctgcgtgaaatacttcccctgcacatctcccttaaacttacctCTTCTCAGCTTGAACTTCTGCCCCCTTGTAatgtgacacttccaccctggggaaaaagcctctgaccatccaccctgtctgtgcctctcgtcATTTTGtcgaccaggtctcccctcagcctccatctttccagtgaaaacaatcctagtttattcaacctctcctcatagccgacaccctcgagaccaggaaacatcccggtgaacTTTCgtcgcactctctccaaagcttccacgtccttctggtagtgtggtgaccagaactgcacgcaatactccaaatgcggcacggtagcacagtggttagcactgctgcttcacagctccaaggacctgggttcgattcctggcttgggtcactgtctgtgtggagtttgcacattctcctcgtgtctgcgtgggtttcctccgggtgctccggtttcctcccacagtccaaagatgtgcgggttaggttgattggcccgtgctaaaattgccccttcgtgtcctgagatgcgtaaattagagggattagtgggtaaaatatgtagggatgagggtagggcctgggtgggattgtgttcggtgcagactcgatgggccgaatggcctctttctgtactgtatgatttctatgataactaaggttttatatagctgcaatgtgatttcccaactcttgtacacaATTCCCCGGCTtattgaaggcaagcatgccaagggcggcatgttggcacagtggttagcaccgctgtctcacagcgccagggacccgggttcaattccggccttgggtcactgtctgtgtggagtttacacattctccccgtgtctgcgtgggcttcctcgggtgctccggtttcctcccacagcccaaagagtgcgggttaggttgattgtccatgctaaattgaacctagtgtcgggggggattagcagggcaaatacatggggttatggggatgggaccagggtgggattgttattggtgcaggctcgatgggctgaatggcctccttctgcactgcagggattctatgccttcttaaacaccttggccacctgtgttgccatttgtAGGGAAGAGTGGACCTACACGCTCACAGAATGACCATAAAATTCAGATGCACCAAAAACAAGTCCCGACTCCTTCATGCGATGAACAAAAATTTAGAGCCCCAGATTTGATGAGGGTCTCTGTAATGTTGGTGTCTTTTTGTGTGACTGTGCCCCATGAAGGGActaccctgctatctcctctcttCATTAACATCTGCCCTCTCTTTGCGCACTCGCAGGTCTGGTCGGAGTTGAACCTGAGGAGATGCACGAGCAGGTTTCACCGATTTGTTTGCGAGATCTGTAACAAGGCCTTCCCGATGCTGGCGTCCCTCAACCTGCACCTGGAGACGCACCGAGGACAGCTGGAAGGAGGCCAATCCCGGCAGGAGCCTCAGCCGCTGGCCGACGTGGACCTGAAGCAGAAGGCCTTCATGGCGTCGTTGGGGCTGCAGCACGCCAAAGAGACCAAGGCGGTGAAACAAGAGGATCGCGCCCCGCTCGACATCCACAGCATCTGGGTGGAGACATCGCCATGGAAACTACCTCAAGAGGCCAACTGTGCTACTGTGAAGGATCAACCGCCCTTGGACCTGGCTTCCCTGGGAGCGAGCCTGTCCTCCCTCTCGCCGATTCAGGACAAGGTCAAGATTTTGTCCCTGCAGCCCTTCCAGAAAGGTTTTATAATCCAGCCGGACAGCAGCATCGTGGTGAAGCCCATCTCCAGCGAGTCCGCCATCGAGTTTGCTGACATTCAGCAGATCCTGAAGATGGCCTCCTCCGCACCTTCCCAGATCAGCCTCCCGCCACTCTCCAAGGCTCCCTCCATCCCCACGCAGTCCATGTACAGGCAGATGCCTCCGCTCAAGCCAAAGCCCCTGGTGCCGCCGTGCACCGTGGTGGTGACCTCCACGCCCCCCTTGCTGATGAGCACCCAGCAGGCCTCGCCCGGCTGCGCCAGCCCCAGCCTGTCGCCGCCCCCTCTGAGGCTGGTGAAGTCGGCGAGCGATCCGGCGGCCGGCCCGCAGGACCTGAAGCTCAGAGCCACGAACGGACCGCAGCCATTTGTGCAGCCAAAGACCGAGCCCTTGAGTCCGATTGAGATGAAGAGCCAGCTGGAGCAGGACAGTATTATCGACGCCCTGATGCCCATGGAGGTGAACGGAACCATCAAGCAGGAAGTCACGGAAGGAGACCTCAAGGACATGATGGCAAGGACGTCCGGCAAGAAGATCCCGGCGCTAAAGAAAGTCCTGTACCCTTGCCGTTTTTGCAACCAGGTCTTTGCTTTCTCTGGGGTGTTGAAAGCTCACATCCGCTCGCACCTGGGCATCTCGCCCTACCAGTGCAACATCTGTACGTACATCGCAGCGGACAAGGCCGCCCTGATCCGCCACCTCCGCACGCacagcggggagaggccgttcatttgCAAGATCTGCCACTACCCCTTCACCGTCAAAGCGAACTGCGAGCGGCACCTACGCAAGAAGCACCTGAAGATGACCCGCAAAGACATCGAGAAGAACATCGAGTACGCGGAGAGCCACACCGCCGAGCTGGTGGACTCGTTCTGCTCGCCGGACACCGTCTGCAAGTACTGCGGCGAGGACCTCAAGTACTACCGGGCCCTGCGGCACCACCTGCGCACGCACAGCAGCTGCCAGAAGAAGCCCTTTGAGTGCCGGGAGTGCAGCATGGGCTTTTCCACCAAGAACAACTGCATCCGCCACATCCTCAAACAGCACAGCCACGTGGAGGAGAAGGAGATGGAGAAGCACATCCTCTTGGTGGACTGCCTGGCGGGCGAGAATGGCGAGGCGTCGCCCACCCTTTCGGAGGAGAGCGTCTCCGCCGGCGGCTCGCCGGTGCCTCAGAACGGGTTCCTGCATGGGCCCTTGCCGCAGAGCTCTCTGAAGATGGAGCCAATGGGGATCTTTTCAATGGACTTGGACGAACCGCTGGATTTTTCCCAGAAGAGCAGAAGTGTGTCCTTGCACCCGTACAAACCGGAAATCCACTTGCTCAGGAAGCTCGCCACGCCGGCCGCACAGTTTGACAGCACCCTGGAGCCCATCGACCTGTCAGTCCCCAAAAACCCCCCGAAAGACAAACCCAACCTCGGCAAGGAGAACAAGGACGAGAGCCAGCTGGCCGTCAACGGCGGCCCATTCAGCTGTCAGCAGTGCCCCTCCAGCTTCCCAGCGAAGACCAGCCTCGACAAGCACGTAAGCACCAAACATCCTCCGCCGCTGCAGGGCCTGATCCCCGGCCTGGGCCCGGCGAGCTTCTCCGCCGTGGTGGCGAGTACCAGCCTACTGCGCCCTCTGAGGCCCAAACCACCCCCGCCGCTGCTACTGCCCAAACCCGCGGCCGCCAAAGAGCTGCCGCCCTTGGCGTCCATCGCCCAGATCATCTCGTCCGTCTCGTCCGCTCCGGCCCTGCTGAAGAGGGACGTCAAGGACGGCACGGAAGCCGCTCCGCCAACCTCCTCGTCCGACAAGGCGGAGGACTCAAAGAGTGCCCCGGTGGCAACAAAGGCCCCAGCGGAGAGCGGCAGCGACGCGGCGAGGCCTCCCGCAGCCCCCCAGCCCGCCGCGGAGAAAGCTTCGACCAGCGCGGCAGGGCCCGGCAAGAGGAAGATGAGGCGGCGTGGCATCAAGTACCGGAAGATTCGGCCCAGTCTCAGCAGCTGCATCGACCCAGAGTCCAGTGGGGAATTTGCCAGCGTGGAGAAGATGTTGGCCACAACTAATACCAACAAGTTCAGTCCTTTCCTGCAGTCCACCAGCGTCAAAGAGGAACCCAACAAGGAGGAAAAAGCTCCTGAGGCAAAGGAAAAGAGGGACCTAAAGATCTTGAAGGGGAAAAAGAATTCCTATTCTAACTCTGTGCAAAAGATTACTTGCCCGTACTGCCCTCGCCTGTTCCCGTGGGCTAGTTCATTGCAGCGACACATGTTAACACACACAGGTAAGAGCAACGTACCATCGTTAGAGATTAATCAGAAAGGCTTCAATAATTAGCATTTAACACTCCGTTCCTTCCGAATTCAGACAACTATCCTTGGGTTAAAGAGAAAAGGCTTTCGACCTTCTCCCTTGCCCAACTGCTGGGCGCTTTGGCCATTCCCAGCCTGGAGGCCTTGATCCTTCTCTCTGACGGGCCGCACCGTCTCTCACTCCACTCTGTACAGTGTGCGAGCCAGGGATTTTCAAATACattaaacagaaagtgctggaaaaactccgcGGCCCTGGCAGTGGAGAGAGATACGCGGTTAACGTTACGAGTCCAGGttgccccttcaccccctcactcacccgtGGCTAAGGAACACTCGCAATTTTATTGTGCAATTCTGTGGAATTCCCAACTCCCACTCCCTCGCTCGCCTGCTCCCACCGTCGATATAAAACCAAAAACATGAAATGAAGGTATGAGGTGATTGAAGGAATTAACGCAAATGCATGAAACAATTAATTAATGATGACTTTTCATTAAATGTGAGAACAGTACATCTTGGAAAGTTGAAATAGGTTTGGTACTGTTTCCAAATGAGCTGAAAATTGCGCGGGTCACGTTCAGGATGCTCGGGGAACACTTGGGTTCCAGGGAAGCTTGGTTGACCAACGCCGGCCTGGAATGTACGTATTGGCGGCTTGTTCGGGGCTGTGGGTGACGCTCAGCGCGCGGGCACGCTGGGccagaatggcctccctctgcacccgTACCGATTGTGCGCTTCGCTGACCAATAGGTGTGCGAGTCACGGGCAGTCAGTGACGGGTGTCCGACCACTCGCCCGGCGAGGTGGTCACCCAGCGCACCCCTCAACCCCGAGCTGCAAAGTGAGCGCAGAGCCCGGAATGTTCTTGTCCTGTGCCGTCCCCTTTAGTGGCCAAGGAGCGTGAGGCGCTGCGGGGCTGGGTTAACTGGTCAGTAAAGTGGGTGGTTACATCCTGGGAATGTTGTTCAATCTGTCGCAAGCAGTGGTATTCTGCTTTcatagcggcacggtggcgcagtggtccgcactgctgcctcgcagtgccagcgacccgggttcaattcccggcttgtctgtctggagtttgcacgttctccccgtgtctgcgtgggtttcctccgggtgctccggttttctcccacagtccaaagatgtgcgggttaggtggataggccatgctaaattgacccttagtgtcagggggaccagctagggtaaatgcatggggttgttgggggtggagccctgggtgggattgtggtcggtgcagactcgatgggccgaatagcctccttctgcactgtaggattttatagaagccttacagtgcagaaggaggccattcagcccattgagtctgtgccaactctccgacagagtatctttcccaggccctatgcctgaatccccacatatttactctgctagttctCCTTAACCCACAcacctcgggacactaagggactatttaccacagtcaatccacctaacctatgcaccttggaacacgaaggggcaatttagcatggccaatctacctaacccgcacatctttggactgtgggaggaaatgggagcacccggaggaaacccacgcagacacggggagaacgtgcagact
The DNA window shown above is from Mustelus asterias chromosome 2, sMusAst1.hap1.1, whole genome shotgun sequence and carries:
- the rreb1a gene encoding ras-responsive element-binding protein 1, translated to MNMCDKESCCLRSLAVTTRTDIHTFKQSQRIALSKPFTDTQERHMTVLHSYCSLKDSHIPKSPLFPPLTQVTREVPSDEEEEKKAEEVLHCPVCYKTFICKYGLETHMETHPDSSLRCNLCCISFKTHRGLLRHNTIIHKQLPTDVSGKPYIQNNPTIPVGFHDLGFIDFSCQKFPLISQVWSELNLRRCTSRFHRFVCEICNKAFPMLASLNLHLETHRGQLEGGQSRQEPQPLADVDLKQKAFMASLGLQHAKETKAVKQEDRAPLDIHSIWVETSPWKLPQEANCATVKDQPPLDLASLGASLSSLSPIQDKVKILSLQPFQKGFIIQPDSSIVVKPISSESAIEFADIQQILKMASSAPSQISLPPLSKAPSIPTQSMYRQMPPLKPKPLVPPCTVVVTSTPPLLMSTQQASPGCASPSLSPPPLRLVKSASDPAAGPQDLKLRATNGPQPFVQPKTEPLSPIEMKSQLEQDSIIDALMPMEVNGTIKQEVTEGDLKDMMARTSGKKIPALKKVLYPCRFCNQVFAFSGVLKAHIRSHLGISPYQCNICTYIAADKAALIRHLRTHSGERPFICKICHYPFTVKANCERHLRKKHLKMTRKDIEKNIEYAESHTAELVDSFCSPDTVCKYCGEDLKYYRALRHHLRTHSSCQKKPFECRECSMGFSTKNNCIRHILKQHSHVEEKEMEKHILLVDCLAGENGEASPTLSEESVSAGGSPVPQNGFLHGPLPQSSLKMEPMGIFSMDLDEPLDFSQKSRSVSLHPYKPEIHLLRKLATPAAQFDSTLEPIDLSVPKNPPKDKPNLGKENKDESQLAVNGGPFSCQQCPSSFPAKTSLDKHVSTKHPPPLQGLIPGLGPASFSAVVASTSLLRPLRPKPPPPLLLPKPAAAKELPPLASIAQIISSVSSAPALLKRDVKDGTEAAPPTSSSDKAEDSKSAPVATKAPAESGSDAARPPAAPQPAAEKASTSAAGPGKRKMRRRGIKYRKIRPSLSSCIDPESSGEFASVEKMLATTNTNKFSPFLQSTSVKEEPNKEEKAPEAKEKRDLKILKGKKNSYSNSVQKITCPYCPRLFPWASSLQRHMLTHTGQKPYPCPKCDAYFSTKSNCERHLLRKHGVANRSLRRNGLIARSKPTEAKSLESTGNHSETDATPSTTAPASATPTCPSPSATEGQQADGPAGTGEAKGELLAVCIGGSRRKDRKLEEEAEEDAQSNKSLDLNFASKLIDFKLGGPNPGTSDSAVGAQQEGRNTCTVCKKTFKYAATLARHRKAHACEHRRDGKCGKRSLRGVPGRVAGPAAEAAPEAGAIRERAAESPEASEVRGEAPAEDGLQASRTDKAAETESGSKAGSSQESEQSAGEVPTEHELKKAAGNSSTKADKRKKICTVCNKRFWSLQDLTRHMRSHTGERPYKCLTCERTFTLKHSLVRHQRIHQKGVKVTKRHRGDNDDDLSKGDDDSESEADQAGSGPLSDNESETVTSLSNDSPPPLSLAGSPLTAAAAASQSPSGRGTDPEGGPHLPAAVNGVRQGTFLIQGNDQASLRSSDKGPAEPTAPSDIIQNLLGIGSGSPMNHVLSSAESVPRLLGVE